One Longimicrobiaceae bacterium genomic region harbors:
- the fusA gene encoding elongation factor G — MARTTPLDKLRNIGIMAHIDAGKTTTTERILYYTGRTHKIGEVHEGAATMDWMEQEQERGITITSAATTCQWDRLGDTYRINIIDTPGHVDFTVEVERSLRVLDGAVCVFDAVAGVEPQSETVWRQADKYGVPRICFVNKMDRTGANFERCVSMITDRLGANPLPIHLPIGDGENFVGIVDVLRQVELIYDDTTLGKNWTEQPVRPELQDALQAARLALVEGAVEHDDALMERYLEGEEISEAELRRAIRNATIAGAMTPVLTGSAFKNKGVQQLLDSIIDYLPAPVDIPSIKGTEPRNEENVIERHATDDEPFSALAFKIATDPFVGKLTFFRVYSGVIESGAHVLNSTKGKRERFGRILQMHANKREEIPEVRAGDIAAAIGLKDTTTGNTLCDEKAPIVLESMTFPEPVIDVAVEPKTKVDQDKMGEALRRLADEDPTFRVHTDAETGQTIISGMGELHLEIIVDRMLREFKVDANVGRPQVAYRETIRKTVTNVEGKFVRQTGGSGQYGHVVINMEPAEPGQGFVFEDKVVGGVIPREFIKPASEGMREAMENGVLAGYPMVDVKVQLVFGSYHDVDSSEIAFKIAGSMAFKEAARRAGPVLLEPMMKVEVVTPSDYMGDVIGDLSSRRGKIQGMDQRNEAQVINALVPLSEMFGYSTNLRSMSQGRAVYAMEFAHYEEVPKSKAEEIIAKVRG, encoded by the coding sequence ATGGCCCGCACCACACCGCTGGACAAGCTGCGCAACATCGGCATCATGGCGCACATCGATGCCGGCAAGACGACCACGACCGAGCGCATCCTGTACTATACCGGCCGCACTCACAAGATCGGTGAGGTGCACGAGGGTGCGGCGACCATGGACTGGATGGAGCAGGAGCAGGAGCGCGGCATCACCATCACGTCGGCCGCGACCACCTGCCAGTGGGACCGGCTGGGCGACACGTACCGGATCAACATCATCGACACCCCGGGGCACGTGGACTTCACCGTCGAGGTGGAGCGCTCCCTCCGGGTGCTCGACGGCGCCGTCTGCGTCTTCGACGCGGTGGCGGGCGTGGAGCCGCAGTCCGAGACGGTGTGGCGCCAGGCCGACAAGTACGGCGTGCCCCGCATCTGCTTCGTCAACAAGATGGACCGGACCGGCGCCAACTTCGAGCGCTGCGTCTCCATGATCACCGACCGGCTGGGGGCCAACCCGCTCCCGATCCACCTCCCGATCGGCGACGGCGAGAACTTCGTCGGGATCGTGGACGTGCTGCGCCAGGTCGAGCTGATCTACGACGACACCACGCTCGGCAAGAACTGGACGGAGCAGCCGGTCCGCCCCGAGCTCCAGGACGCCCTGCAGGCCGCGCGCCTGGCGCTGGTCGAGGGCGCGGTGGAGCACGACGACGCGCTGATGGAGCGCTACCTGGAGGGCGAGGAGATCTCGGAGGCCGAGCTTCGCCGCGCCATCCGCAACGCCACCATCGCCGGCGCCATGACCCCGGTGCTGACCGGGTCGGCGTTCAAGAACAAGGGCGTGCAGCAGCTCCTCGACTCCATCATCGACTACCTCCCCGCGCCGGTGGACATCCCGTCCATCAAGGGGACGGAGCCCCGGAACGAGGAGAACGTCATCGAGCGTCACGCGACCGACGACGAGCCCTTCTCGGCGCTCGCGTTCAAGATCGCCACCGACCCGTTCGTCGGGAAGCTGACCTTCTTCCGGGTCTACTCCGGCGTGATCGAGTCCGGCGCGCACGTGCTCAACAGCACCAAGGGGAAGCGCGAGCGCTTCGGCCGCATCCTGCAGATGCACGCCAACAAGCGCGAGGAGATCCCCGAGGTCCGCGCCGGCGACATCGCCGCGGCGATCGGTCTCAAGGACACCACCACCGGGAACACCCTGTGCGACGAGAAGGCCCCCATCGTCCTCGAGTCGATGACCTTCCCGGAGCCGGTGATCGACGTGGCGGTGGAGCCGAAGACCAAGGTGGACCAGGACAAGATGGGTGAGGCGCTGCGCCGCCTGGCGGACGAGGACCCGACCTTCCGGGTCCACACCGACGCCGAGACGGGGCAGACCATCATCTCGGGGATGGGCGAGCTCCACCTGGAGATCATCGTGGACCGCATGCTCCGCGAGTTCAAGGTGGACGCCAACGTCGGCCGCCCCCAGGTGGCGTACCGCGAGACCATCCGGAAGACGGTCACCAACGTCGAGGGCAAGTTCGTCCGGCAGACCGGCGGCTCGGGCCAGTACGGGCACGTGGTGATCAACATGGAGCCGGCCGAGCCCGGCCAGGGCTTCGTGTTCGAGGACAAGGTCGTCGGCGGCGTGATCCCCCGCGAGTTCATCAAGCCCGCGTCCGAGGGGATGCGCGAGGCGATGGAGAACGGGGTGCTCGCCGGCTACCCGATGGTAGACGTGAAGGTCCAGCTCGTCTTCGGCAGCTACCACGACGTCGACTCGTCCGAGATCGCGTTCAAGATCGCTGGCTCCATGGCCTTCAAGGAGGCCGCCCGGCGCGCTGGCCCGGTGCTGCTGGAGCCCATGATGAAGGTGGAGGTCGTCACCCCGTCCGACTACATGGGCGACGTGATCGGCGACCTTTCCTCCCGGCGCGGCAAGATCCAGGGGATGGACCAGCGCAACGAGGCGCAGGTCATCAACGCGCTTGTGCCGCTGTCGGAGATGTTCGGGTACTCGACCAACCTGCGCTCCATGAGCCAGGGCCGGGCCGTGTACGCGATGGAGTTCGCGCACTACGAGGAAGTGCCGAAGAGCAAGGCGGAAGAGATCATCGCGAAGGTT
- the rpsG gene encoding 30S ribosomal protein S7 translates to MSRRNRAVKRPTLPDPIYGSEVITKFVNTLMRDGKKSLAEKIFYDAMRTMEERSGQPAETVFKTALNNAKPVLEVKSRRVGGATYQVPVEVRPERRQALAMRWLVGYARARGEKTMADRLAAELLAASRNEGATIKKKDDTHRMADANKAFAHYRW, encoded by the coding sequence ATGAGCCGTCGTAACCGCGCCGTCAAGCGCCCGACCCTCCCGGACCCGATCTACGGCTCCGAGGTGATCACGAAGTTCGTGAACACGCTGATGCGGGACGGGAAGAAGTCCCTGGCCGAGAAGATCTTCTACGATGCCATGCGCACGATGGAGGAGCGGAGCGGCCAGCCGGCGGAGACCGTCTTCAAGACGGCGCTGAACAACGCCAAGCCGGTCCTCGAGGTGAAGTCCCGCCGGGTCGGCGGCGCCACGTACCAGGTGCCGGTCGAGGTCCGCCCGGAGCGCCGGCAGGCGCTCGCCATGCGCTGGCTGGTGGGCTACGCCCGCGCCCGCGGCGAGAAGACCATGGCGGACCGTCTCGCGGCCGAGCTGCTCGCGGCGAGCCGCAACGAGGGTGCGACGATCAAGAAGAAGGACGACACGCACCGCATGGCCGACGCCAACAAGGCGTTCGCCCACTATCGCTGGTAA